The genomic segment CTGGCGCTCGGCGTGCCCTCGCGGCCGTTCCGCGTCATGGGCGGCGGCGGCCTGCCCGCCGGGTTCACCGACCGCGAGGCGCCCATCCTGCGCTGGCTGGACCGCACGGGGCGCCGCTACGACGTGACGACCGACCTCGCGCTCATGCTCGGCCGCGGCCCGCGGCTGACGGGCCACCACGGCGTCCTCATCCCCGGTGACGCCCGTTGGCTGCCCAGCCGGGTGCGCACCAACCTGCGCACGTTCGCGCGCGAGGGCGGCACCGTGGTCTCCGCGGGCATCGACAGCCTGCGCCGCACGGTGCGCATCGACGACAACGGCCGTCTGGCCGACCCGTCGGCGGAGCGGGCCACCGACCTGTTCGGCGCGCGCCTGCGGCCGCTCGTGCAGCACACGAGCGACCTGGAGAACTTCCAGGACGACGCCGACGTCAGCCTGTTCTCCGGCGGCGACGGGCTGTTCGGCGCGGTGCCGTCCTGGGAGCCGACGATGAGCGCCGGCCCCGACGCCGACCTCGTGGCCCGTGCGGTCACCGTCGACCCCGCCGGCTTCAACGTCATCGTCGCCGTGCGCTTCGGCAAGGGACTGGTCATCCGGCCCGGCTTCCCGGCCTTCGCCCCGCGCCTGTCCACCAACGACCCCGCCGTCACCGCGCTGATGGCCCGCATGTGGACGCTCCTGTCCCGCTGATCCTCTGCGCGCTGCTGGCCGCCGGCGCCGTGCTGCTGCCCGGGGTGCGACTGCGCGCGCTGGCGACCCTCGGCGCCCTGGTGCTCGCGCCCGTCCTGCTGGTGTCCGACATCTGGGACACCGACCAGGTGCGCCCGCTGCGCGACCACCCGTCCGTGGCCGTCGCGGGGGTGGCCGCCGGGGTCGTCGTGCTCGCGGCGCTGGCCGTGCTGTTCGCCCGCCGGCCCCCGGCGTTCCCGATCGCGGCCGCCGCGGCCATCCCGTTCCGCGTCCCGATCGCCTCGGGCGGCTCGACGGCCAACCTGCTCGTCCCGCTCTACGTCGTCGTCGGCGCCGGCGCCCTGGCCTACGCGGTGCCCCGGCTGCTGCCCGGCCGCGACGACGGGCGCGAGCGCGCGGCCGGCGCGATCGAGTGGCTGCTGGCGGTCTCCGTCGTCCTCTACGCCGTGCAGTCCTCCTACTCCGACGACTTCGGCAAGGCCCTGGAGAACGTCGTGTTCTTCTACGTGCCGTTCGCGCTGCTCTTCGCGCTGGTGGCGCGCATCGCGTGGACGCGGCGCCTGGCCGTGCAGGTCCTCGGCGTCCTCGCCGCGCTCGCGCTGGTCTTCGCGGCCGTCGGCTTCGTCGAGTACGCCACGCGCCACCTGCTCCTGAACCCCAAGGTCATCGCGTCGAACCAGTTCGAGTCCTCGTTCCGCGTCAACTCGCTGTTCTTCGATCCCAACATCTACGGGCGCTTCCTGGCCGTCGTGATGATCGGCGTGGCCTCCGTGCTGCTGTGGGCGCGCCGCGGGCGCGACGTCTGGGGCGCCGCGGCCGTGCTCGCGGTCCTCTGGGCCGGGCTGCTGCTCACCTTGTCGCAGTCGAGCTTCGCGGCGCTCCTGCTCGGGCTCGTCGTCCTGGCCGGCGCGCGCTGGCGCCCGCGCTGGGCGGTGGCCACCGCGGTGGCCGCGCTCGTCGTCGGCGCCGTCTTCGTCGTCGCCGCGCCGTCGGCGCTGCACCTGAACCTCAACAATTCCAAGTCGGCCGACACCGCCACGAGCGGGCGCTACGACCTCGTCAAGGGCGGGCTGCGCCTGTTCATCGCCCGCCCGCTGCAGGGCCACGGGTCGGGCTCGTTCTCGCGCTCCTACCGCCGCGCCGAGAAGGGCTCGCAGGAGCGGGCGGTCTCCGCGTCGCACACCATCCCGATCACCGTGGCCGCCGAGCAGGGGATCGGCGGCCTGCTCGTCTACCTGGCGCTCCTGGCCGCCGCGGCGGTCATGCTGTTGCGCGGCGCCCGCGGCGATCCCGTCCGGGCGACGATCGCCGCCGCCTTCATCGCGCTCGTGCTGCACACCTGGAGCTACGCCTCGTTCCTGGAGGACCCCCTGACGTGGGCGCTGCTCGGCGTGGGCCTGGCGCTGGACGTCGCGCGGAGGGCCCGGGCCGCCGGCGTGGCGCCGTCGTGAGCGCGCGCCGGACCGAGCTGGCGGTCGTCGCGGCGCTCGCGCTGATCGCCGTGCTCGCCTGGGCGCTCGTCCCGACCTATCCCAACTACGACGCCTACTACCACCTGGCCTGGGGGCGGGAGATCACCGGCGGCCACCTGCCGACCTTCGGCGCCTACCAGGCGCCGACCGAGCACCCGCTGTACCTCGCGCTGTGCGCGGTGCTCGGCCTGGTCGGCGAGCACGCCGACCGCCTGCTCGTGCTGCTCACCTGCCTGTGTCACGTCGCGTTCACCTACGCCGTCTACCGGCTGGGCACCGCGATCTGGGACCGCCGCGCCGGCCTGGCCGCGGCGCTGCTGGCCGGCTCGTCGTTCGCACTGCTGCTCTACGCCGCGCGGGCCTACGTCGACGAGCCGTTCCTGGCGCTCGTGCTGTGGGCCGCGGCGCTGGAGGCCGAGCGCCCGCGGCGCGGCGGG from the Baekduia soli genome contains:
- a CDS encoding O-antigen ligase family protein; the encoded protein is MDAPVPLILCALLAAGAVLLPGVRLRALATLGALVLAPVLLVSDIWDTDQVRPLRDHPSVAVAGVAAGVVVLAALAVLFARRPPAFPIAAAAAIPFRVPIASGGSTANLLVPLYVVVGAGALAYAVPRLLPGRDDGRERAAGAIEWLLAVSVVLYAVQSSYSDDFGKALENVVFFYVPFALLFALVARIAWTRRLAVQVLGVLAALALVFAAVGFVEYATRHLLLNPKVIASNQFESSFRVNSLFFDPNIYGRFLAVVMIGVASVLLWARRGRDVWGAAAVLAVLWAGLLLTLSQSSFAALLLGLVVLAGARWRPRWAVATAVAALVVGAVFVVAAPSALHLNLNNSKSADTATSGRYDLVKGGLRLFIARPLQGHGSGSFSRSYRRAEKGSQERAVSASHTIPITVAAEQGIGGLLVYLALLAAAAVMLLRGARGDPVRATIAAAFIALVLHTWSYASFLEDPLTWALLGVGLALDVARRARAAGVAPS